One window of Paroedura picta isolate Pp20150507F chromosome 2, Ppicta_v3.0, whole genome shotgun sequence genomic DNA carries:
- the LOC143830176 gene encoding uncharacterized protein LOC143830176, with the protein MIRCTLHLAPPFCSATSESNMESSSQASSVPATGRGPTWRDAEIRDLIGIFSEEKIQDAFQSSHRNREVFEQVAIKMRALGHNRTGLECRSKTKTMRAEYMRAVNHNKGSGNEKVTCPYFEEQRQLYGDGEGAGRPKRVGRSLKVVRKPAAPVEEPPAEEDPGEGTSSSFRPPPPVQQRPAELVTVDLMAIAPGEPEEVPDQTPLASETQMPGTVVLESPAAVAEDSDSGASTNVDFIPGTQEEEERGVAGPPALRRRIHIQDEVLSEDDEPAGSPPRGALPAEERLARERGRLRRVSVLTSVGERILEHCQEESRRAAAADQAMLSLVAQEGKKFRAILRDSNNSLRESVEEVRMIRRLMERAVAVMEAAPPPQIIVNVPPTQPTPPTTSSTHPTPPTTSSTHPTHPLSECRDTN; encoded by the exons atgatccgttgcaccctgcacctcgcaccaccattttgctcagctactagcgaaagcaacatggaatcctcttctcaagcctcgtccgtccctgcaaccggccgtggcccaacttggagggacgcggagatcagggacctgatcgggattttctcggaggagaaaatccaggacgcgttccagtcctcccacaggaatagggaggtcttcgaacaagtggccattaagatgcgtgccctgggccacaacaggaccggccttgaatgccggtcgaagaccaaaacaatgagggcagagtacatgcgtgccgtgaaccataataagggttccggcaacgaaaaggttacctgcccctacttcgaggagcagcgccagctgtacggagacggggaaggagccggcaggccgaagcgcgtcgggaggagccttaaggtggttcggaagccggctgccccggtcgaggaaccacccgctgaggaggatcccggcgagggaacctcgtccagctttcggcctccaccccccgtccagcaacgaccagcggaattggtcacggtggacctgatggccatcgctcctggggagccggaggaggttcctgaccaaacgccccttgcctccg agacacagatgcctgggacggtggtcctagagtcccctgcagcagtagcagaggacagtgattctggggcatccacaaatgttg atttcatacccgggacacaggaggaggaggagcgtggggtggctggacctcctgccctgcgcaggcggatacacatacaagatg aggtcctttctgaagacgacgagccagctggctcaccacccaggggcgctctcccggctgaggagaggctggccagggaacgcggcaggctgcggcgcgtctccgtcctcactagtgtgggagaaaggatcctggagcactgccaggaggagtccaggcgtgcagctgctgcagaccaggccaTGCTCtctctcgtggcccaggagggcaaaaaattccgcgcCATCCTTAGGGATTCGAACAACtcgctacgcgaaagcgtggaggaagttcgaatgataaggaggctgatggagagggcggtcgcggttatggaggcggccccccctcctcagattatagtgaacgtcccccccacccaacccaccccccccaccacctccagcacccaccccaccccccccaccacctccagcacccaccccacccaccccctctcagaatgccgcgacacaaactag